One Embleya scabrispora DNA window includes the following coding sequences:
- a CDS encoding DUF4007 family protein, translating to MVFAFLEEFAVTRPPQACLPSLFDHCAEVFAGHRGHPLRFGWLRKVHVRLQENPGLFARSFAARATTELGVGRPAQVPALRYWSSAFGLIRSSGRGSYEVTERGHWLLDDPGDGPSARQGADPWLERPESLWLLHWWLGEPGCAFPTWFQLFSRVRFGVQGELLVARVSATAAAAGWKPPAPTRIRRDIETLVDMYRTSSLDADPFEDVDHPFRALRLLDVNDAGWLRMNRPVEVPGRKAVVAYACLDYAARVASGASLSLARLGEDPAGPGCLLRASREVLHTALEDTSRRDSGSALGLLGSVGEEALACSSPWEIAADRVLAEHYDVDRGPRGHLWDRRR from the coding sequence GTGGTCTTCGCCTTCCTCGAGGAGTTCGCCGTGACACGTCCGCCACAGGCTTGTTTGCCTTCCCTCTTCGACCATTGCGCCGAGGTCTTCGCGGGCCATCGCGGCCACCCCTTGCGATTCGGTTGGCTCCGCAAGGTGCACGTTCGGCTCCAGGAGAATCCGGGACTCTTCGCGCGGTCGTTCGCGGCACGGGCCACCACTGAGTTGGGGGTGGGACGCCCGGCACAGGTGCCCGCGCTCCGGTACTGGAGCTCGGCTTTCGGTCTCATTCGCAGCAGCGGGCGAGGGTCGTACGAGGTCACGGAGCGGGGGCATTGGCTTCTGGACGACCCGGGCGACGGTCCGTCGGCCCGACAGGGAGCCGACCCGTGGCTCGAACGACCCGAGTCGCTGTGGTTGTTGCACTGGTGGCTCGGCGAGCCGGGGTGTGCATTTCCCACGTGGTTCCAACTCTTCTCGCGTGTTCGGTTCGGTGTGCAGGGCGAACTGCTCGTCGCGAGGGTCTCGGCCACCGCCGCGGCCGCCGGGTGGAAGCCGCCGGCACCGACGCGGATCCGCAGAGACATCGAGACCCTCGTCGACATGTACCGGACGTCCTCCCTCGACGCGGATCCCTTCGAGGATGTCGACCATCCGTTCAGGGCGTTGCGCCTTCTGGACGTGAATGACGCGGGATGGCTGCGGATGAATCGGCCTGTCGAAGTTCCGGGCCGAAAGGCTGTCGTCGCGTACGCGTGCCTGGACTACGCCGCACGAGTAGCGTCCGGCGCGTCCCTTTCGCTGGCGCGCCTCGGCGAGGACCCGGCGGGCCCGGGGTGCTTGTTGCGGGCCTCCCGAGAGGTCTTGCACACCGCGCTCGAGGACACGTCGCGCCGCGACTCGGGGAGCGCACTGGGGCTGCTCGGCTCCGTGGGCGAGGAGGCGCTGGCCTGCTCGTCGCCCTGGGAGATCGCCGCAGACCGTGTACTCGCGGAGCACTACGACGTCGACCGCGGACCTCGGGGCCATCTGTGGGACCGACGCCGTTGA
- a CDS encoding GNAT family N-acetyltransferase has translation MSETPQTQLKTSGEPDVLRKLVAELCAVLTDVQEIAHKTYVGDMPQESVRALAGRILRVIADDSTAGARLVPAHFTIRNAQRADADTFVGLIGQINPESPNLPHVRRAIDNQEGVSLRANNTLALVAVGRHGKPIGALLGGIPQWLIEDRSCPPAYRLPLMTRVAYISSVFVTPACRGTGVGRALIGHAETLFHAGGRTIVTLVHSPELIPYYRALGYTAFTTFAAHLSKDALLRLDSSDGSLVATKALDESVGRAVIFGLPVPVITGILESLPPSAWYDGERLRF, from the coding sequence ATGTCCGAAACCCCTCAAACCCAGCTCAAGACGTCCGGTGAACCGGATGTTCTGCGGAAACTCGTCGCAGAACTATGCGCGGTGCTAACGGACGTGCAAGAGATAGCCCACAAAACTTACGTCGGAGATATGCCCCAGGAGTCCGTTCGAGCTCTTGCTGGTCGTATCCTGCGCGTGATTGCGGACGACTCAACAGCCGGAGCCCGCCTCGTACCGGCACACTTCACGATACGCAATGCACAACGAGCGGACGCAGATACATTCGTGGGTCTTATCGGTCAGATCAACCCCGAATCCCCCAACCTTCCGCATGTGCGCCGGGCGATTGACAATCAAGAAGGAGTTTCACTCCGAGCGAACAACACACTGGCTCTAGTCGCCGTCGGCCGCCATGGGAAACCCATCGGGGCGCTCCTGGGCGGTATCCCCCAATGGTTGATAGAGGATCGTAGTTGCCCGCCTGCCTATCGGCTCCCGCTCATGACACGGGTCGCATACATCTCCTCCGTCTTCGTGACCCCGGCGTGCCGTGGGACAGGTGTGGGACGCGCGCTGATCGGACACGCCGAGACACTGTTCCATGCGGGGGGCCGAACGATCGTGACCCTCGTCCATTCGCCAGAACTCATCCCGTACTACAGAGCGCTGGGTTACACGGCGTTTACCACTTTCGCTGCACACCTGTCCAAAGACGCACTGCTACGGCTCGATTCCTCAGACGGGAGCCTGGTGGCCACCAAGGCACTCGACGAGAGTGTGGGCAGAGCCGTCATCTTCGGCCTCCCGGTCCCTGTGATCACCGGAATTCTCGAGAGCCTTCCCCCAAGCGCCTGGTACGACGGCGAGCGCTTGCGCTTCTGA
- a CDS encoding GNAT family N-acetyltransferase: protein MLEVRDFRSRVNRGRRQSFDFTIDMRPLNRTSHHRGLHRMRGFSFTMRKAHPTDVNQFMTLIALADPDHPDPYGEAREFVLTRHGAPLEGEGLLALVAVDETGKLVGALLAGIPKWVFTHVGIPTQFEIPLSRRVANVHGVAVHPEYRYKGVGRSLIRQAEEEFKAAGWRVMTLEHPAHLDDYYARLGYTNHNAIVVNLPSSLISVRIDDTRVSARSLHPRARLASVFGIPGPVINGLLPGTDMPENAWFDGRRLRS, encoded by the coding sequence GTGCTCGAGGTGCGCGATTTCCGTTCTAGGGTTAATCGCGGTCGTCGACAAAGCTTCGATTTTACGATCGATATGCGACCGCTCAATCGGACATCTCATCACAGGGGATTGCACCGTATGCGCGGATTCTCGTTCACCATGCGTAAAGCCCACCCGACGGACGTCAACCAGTTCATGACTCTCATAGCGCTCGCGGACCCCGATCATCCGGATCCGTACGGCGAAGCCCGGGAATTCGTTCTCACTCGCCACGGCGCCCCCCTGGAAGGGGAGGGGCTTTTGGCTCTCGTTGCCGTGGACGAAACAGGGAAGCTTGTCGGTGCGCTGCTCGCTGGGATACCCAAGTGGGTGTTCACGCACGTCGGTATCCCGACCCAGTTCGAAATACCACTGTCTCGGAGAGTCGCGAACGTGCATGGCGTCGCGGTGCACCCCGAGTACCGCTACAAAGGCGTGGGGCGATCTCTCATTCGGCAGGCAGAGGAAGAGTTCAAGGCCGCCGGCTGGCGAGTCATGACCCTCGAACATCCGGCCCACCTTGACGACTACTACGCTCGCCTGGGGTACACCAACCACAACGCAATCGTCGTGAACCTGCCCAGCAGCCTCATTTCCGTGCGCATCGATGACACTCGTGTATCCGCCCGGTCACTGCACCCACGTGCGCGTCTGGCCAGCGTGTTCGGGATTCCCGGACCGGTGATCAACGGCCTGCTTCCGGGCACCGACATGCCCGAAAATGCATGGTTCGACGGACGCAGGCTCCGCTCCTAG
- a CDS encoding GNAT family N-acetyltransferase, whose product MGPSYPNPNRALTPGETALRLAVLRRVIEGDGGSGWSRPDVSRADAGVVVSVAAHAGAGVGSAMREGLVVREACAGDVDMFVELMMLADPDVEPDALLTIRRLISASGSWSLRSLGRLALVAVDAGHVVGALLAGPPEWLYDHPEMVPWRAFLGQRIATVLGLPVRPESRRSGVGRALMERAENDLRAAGRGLVTLFHASDLDAYYAGRGYTSHDMFAVCLPGGRVLLRDYPNDLRVAVKSLETGVRSIPMAGVSVPVVTGLAPDTTPPVGLRFPK is encoded by the coding sequence ATGGGTCCGTCGTACCCGAACCCGAACCGTGCGCTCACGCCCGGGGAAACGGCACTTCGGCTCGCGGTGTTGCGCCGTGTGATCGAGGGTGATGGGGGCAGCGGATGGTCGCGCCCCGACGTGAGCCGCGCGGATGCCGGAGTCGTCGTGTCTGTGGCTGCGCACGCGGGTGCCGGCGTTGGTAGCGCCATGCGTGAGGGTCTGGTCGTTCGAGAGGCGTGCGCGGGTGACGTCGACATGTTCGTGGAACTCATGATGCTGGCCGATCCCGATGTGGAGCCGGACGCGCTGTTGACGATCCGCCGTCTGATCAGTGCGTCCGGGTCGTGGTCGCTGCGTTCGCTCGGCCGGCTCGCCCTGGTCGCGGTGGACGCCGGGCATGTCGTCGGTGCTCTGTTGGCCGGCCCTCCGGAATGGCTGTACGACCATCCCGAGATGGTGCCGTGGCGTGCGTTCCTGGGGCAGCGGATCGCCACCGTGCTGGGCTTGCCCGTGCGTCCGGAGTCTCGCCGTTCCGGCGTGGGACGTGCTCTGATGGAACGGGCAGAAAACGATCTGCGCGCCGCCGGCCGGGGATTGGTGACCCTGTTCCATGCGTCCGATCTCGACGCCTACTACGCCGGGCGCGGCTATACGAGCCACGACATGTTTGCCGTGTGTCTGCCGGGCGGGCGCGTGCTCCTGCGGGACTACCCGAACGACCTGCGGGTGGCCGTGAAATCCCTCGAAACGGGCGTGCGGTCGATACCCATGGCTGGTGTCTCTGTGCCGGTGGTCACCGGTCTCGCGCCCGACACCACACCGCCTGTCGGTCTCCGATTCCCGAAGTGA
- a CDS encoding GNAT family N-acetyltransferase, with amino-acid sequence MFPSRDPDGSGRGFVVFRAREFDSRVEFLDGRRQKNSIVFHDPICDRLRPRIPGSRTVPDDPYRNPLETHYRELRRHRDRLAVQLATLARVIADRPATGRSKPGRTLSRSLARILEAPVADATEPVHAVREACPKDVDAFMALMTLAAPDASFEALWRARRLVADGASSPESGELALVAVDAERVVGALLTNTPGWLFDPPGIATPHEPSLIARIVTVDGLAVRPEHRRTGIGRALLRRAEDEMREAGRGLSALFHEPELDSYYAKSGYTNHSAFAILLPCGRVLLRKCSGSANRIAIKPLDTSVKPVHVDGLPMPVIAGLLPDTELPADTRVVCRRKPAE; translated from the coding sequence ATGTTCCCTTCCCGGGACCCGGACGGTTCGGGGAGGGGCTTCGTCGTTTTTCGGGCAAGGGAATTCGACTCTAGGGTGGAATTCCTCGACGGTCGTCGACAAAAAAACTCGATCGTATTTCACGATCCGATATGCGACCGCCTGCGTCCACGAATTCCGGGGAGCCGCACCGTGCCCGATGACCCCTACCGCAACCCGCTCGAAACCCACTACCGCGAGTTGCGGCGCCACCGCGACCGACTCGCCGTCCAACTCGCCACCCTCGCGCGGGTGATCGCCGACCGACCCGCCACCGGACGGTCGAAACCCGGTCGAACCCTTTCCCGAAGCCTCGCCCGAATCCTCGAAGCCCCGGTGGCCGATGCCACCGAGCCCGTGCACGCCGTCCGTGAGGCGTGTCCGAAGGACGTCGACGCGTTCATGGCGCTCATGACACTCGCCGCTCCCGACGCTTCTTTCGAAGCTCTCTGGCGCGCCCGCCGACTGGTGGCCGACGGGGCGTCGTCGCCGGAAAGCGGGGAACTGGCCCTCGTCGCCGTCGACGCCGAACGGGTCGTCGGCGCACTCCTCACGAACACCCCCGGGTGGCTGTTCGACCCACCGGGAATCGCAACCCCCCACGAGCCGTCACTGATTGCCCGGATCGTCACCGTCGACGGTTTGGCCGTGCGTCCGGAACACCGCCGTACGGGCATCGGACGTGCCCTGCTCCGACGGGCGGAGGACGAGATGCGCGAGGCCGGCCGGGGGCTGTCGGCCCTCTTTCATGAACCCGAATTGGATTCCTACTACGCGAAGTCGGGTTACACCAACCACAGCGCGTTCGCCATTCTCCTGCCGTGTGGAAGGGTACTGCTCCGGAAGTGCTCGGGCAGCGCCAACCGAATAGCGATCAAGCCTCTCGACACGAGCGTGAAACCGGTACACGTGGACGGCCTTCCCATGCCGGTGATTGCCGGTCTTCTCCCCGACACCGAGCTGCCCGCCGATACCCGAGTCGTTTGCCGGCGCAAGCCCGCAGAATGA